CGGGTTAACAATGAGCTCCATGTGAAGGGTTGCACTCACTGAGATACTCAGGCATGAGCTCGTCACAGCTGTCCATGATGAAGACTCTGCGCACGTACAGCTTgatgttgttcttcttcttcttgttctcaAACAGGTCGAAAGCCGCCCGCCTCGGAACGAAGAGCAGGGCCCTGAACTCCAGCTGGCCCTCCACTGAGAAATGCTGCGCAGGAAATTAAACCAACAGGCTGTTCATTCATATTTCATTTAGAAAACGTTTGACGACACTGTatcaaaaaaagattttaaaacatcGAACTCTGAGAAGATTGAGTAAAGGGCTTTAATGTGTGCctcaagctgagggaacacaaagacactttgtggctcggaatttggtttcaggagactaggtttcaggtccctgcacggcacaccaggggggACCTGGgctttgatacagcaaagttgcctcaaactacgtctcccagtctcctgaaaccaggtttcaagccactattcctgaaaaaaggggCTTTATGTTCCTTTAAacatttttcctttcacaaaaaataatGTGCAGTGCCCTTTGATAACCCTGGAGCTATCTGCACAGGTACTAGCATGTCATTCAAATGAGATGAAGACTCACTTTGACGGCCAGGTGGTCCTCCCAGTCGTTGGTGAGGCTCTTGTAGAACTCTCCATACTCCTCGGTGGTGATGTCATCGGGGTTCCTGGTCCAGAGGGGCTTGGTCTTGTTGAGCTCCTGGGCGTCGATGTACTTCTCCTTGATCTTCTTCTTTCTTTTGTTGCTGCCGTCCTTGTCCTCTTCCTCATCCGAGCCGACGTCCTCGATCTGAGGGGCGTCGCTCTTCGCGCCCTCGGGCTCCGCCTTCTTCTCAAGCTCCTCCTCCTTCACGTCGTCCATGTCCACCTCCTTCTCTCTCTGCTTCTCTACctgcaaaaatacaaaatacaaagtgTGAGGTCTTTCCTGTTCATAGAGCTGCATATCAGAAGCTATCAGCATGCCGTTGAGATCGTGACAGGCAGGTTATCGTGCTGCAACTTTTAACCGTGTGCTTCAAAGAAAGGTTTGAGTTGAGTCCTGTCCAGGAGGACTGAACATTGGTGTCAGCTCAAGGCTTGTAGCTGCTCATTGAAGATGCCTCAGTCGTTCAAATCGCTCTGGCGTTCACTGAAACACGctgacattaaaatgtaattgaaaccagTGTGACTGAATAGTTCACCCTGACTTCTAATGATTTGTAAACTAAGACAGGTCCATGTGAGCTTGTATCCTGACTCTAGGTGCTTGGTCACTGCTGTATAAAGTTTCCTTTAGAGTCATGCTGTATAAAGTTTCCTTTAGAGTCATGCTGTCTATTTATACTTCTCTGAGTACATCCATGCTGCTACAGTCACTCAAGGTTACTGCTGCACGGTGTCTCTTGTGAGTTTCTGGACACTTACATAGAGTGTGATTGGGTAGCCGATGAATTGCGAGTGTTTCTTCACAATTTCTTTGATTCGTTTTTCCTCGAGATACTCCACTTGGTCTTCCTTGAGCCGCAGTATAACTCTGGTGCCACGCCCGATTGACTCCCCTGGAAACGATACAAACTCACTGTGACCAGGATCGCATGGTGCATTCTGCTGTGATCATTCCATGTGGATAGACAGTAGAACACCTATTGTAAttttgcagggttagaaactcgctCTGGTCCTGCACCCAAGCCCTGGGCttcagaaatgtatttgtttaaatgatcaggagACATGAATTTGTACAATCAAAGTTAAATAATCTGTACCTCCCCCTCTGGCTGCATGAACAGCTAGCAGTAACCCACAGACCCCCAGGTGACTTACTCATTCTGTGATCAGTGCCATCGGCTCAGAGCACATTTAGCAGGAGCTTGTTTGCAGGCACCTGGTCATTTTGATAATTACCCGCACAAGGGGGCAGTTCTGAAGCCCAGGTCTGGGTGCAGGGTTCGTGTGAGTATCTAACCCTGGTCTATCACTTACCATTATCTAGTTTCACGGTGAAGGAGCCCCCAGCGGCCGATTCCCACAGGTACTGCTCATCGTCGTTGTGTTTGGTGATGACGGTCACTTTCTCAGCCACCAGGTAAGCAGAGTAGAACCCCACACCGAACTGGCCGATCATGGAGATATCTGCCCCGGCAGCCAAGGCCTCCATGAAGGCTTTGGTTCCAGACTTGGCGATGGTCCCCAGGTTATTGATGAGGTCAGCCTTGGTCATGCCGATCCCAGTGTCTACGATGGTCAAGGTGCGGGTCAGTAGGTCAGGAATTATGTCAACCTTCAGCTGTTTGCAGGAGTCAAGCCTGCTGGGGTCAGTCAAGCTTTCATAGCGGATTTTGTCCAGAGCCTAAAAGAGGACGTCCATTCAGAGTATGAATCGGTAATCTTCCCATGGTTAGAATTCCCAGGTATACTATACTACTGTAATTGCTATAGTGtgacatgtttttaatatgcttcgttatacctctctgggttttactttgcttacccatgctttcactgtgctgtattacactttgctgtacttttactatggtgtgtttttttaaaatattttttactgtgcctctctgtgctttacagttcttccctatgctttaccagcctccactgtgctttattacactttgctgtgcttttacttttaCTATGAGACACTTTTGTTAGGAAAACAAGTTTGTATGGTTACTTCTTAAAGTTCTCGGGTCAAATTAGATCCATTAGTGTGATTACAGACTACTGgactttttaaatcactcatcaGAGATCCTTGTAACAGTAAGCACAGAGTAACACATGCATCGCAATCCAAACGCGTCTAAATAACATGTTTCTCATATCGTACGACTGCGTGTTCCAAGTTTTGGATGATCACAGTTTTAGAGGGTTTTTTCCCTCTCCCATGCATAATATCAGACATCAGAGGAGTTAGAGATGAGCTGTGAATACTTGTGCTGCTCCTAATACATTAGTGAACTCACATCGGAGGAGTTGGAGAGGAGCTGTGAATACATGTGCTGCTCCTAATACATTAGTGAACTCACATCAGAGGAGTTGGAGATGAGCTCCCTCAGGAAGATCTCTTTGTTGGAGTAGAAGGTGTTGATGATCAGAGACATGAGCTGTGCGATTTCCGCCTGGAAGGCGAAggtctccacctcctcctccagtgGCTGGGCGCTCTTCATTTGCTCCGGCATCTGAAACCATAAAGAATAAATTTGTGTGAACCGCTTACTACCATctcaaacaaaacaagaaagctTGTAGCGGATTGAGGTCAGATTGAAAGGCATCTAGCTGTGCCCACGTGGCTCTGCCTTGCTAACCTTGGGTGCTCCTCTTGGGTGATCAGCTTGAGTCTTCTTTCTTCTTTGGGACTCTTCTTTCTGGCGCTGGGTTTCTGTGATTCTGACCCCTCTCTCGCTCTGCCTGCCTGCTTTTATACGCACGCTGGCTCTCTAGAAGTTCTCATTCAGAAACTCCTGGAAGGAATGTCAACTGGAACATGGGACTAAAGAAAGTAACAGCGAGCAGGGCGTCTCCTGCAGCTGTCAGTGTCAGACAGGCTCCTTTTAGGGCTACAGAGGCACAGTGTGGCCCTGCCAATAATCTCACCCCAATCACATTGCACCACTCAGTGCTGCCTTTGCATTTTGCTGTACaactatacagaaaaaaaattatttgtaaCTTTATGCCATTAATAATActccatttgtatttatttgtttaaatattattttccccTTAGATGTAATAATGAAACATAATGTAACACATTTGAGATGATCTGATGAAGGTTGTGGTAGTGTTGAATCTTTCGTGAATGAGATGATCCCTTCAATCTCACGTgtctgcacttccattcactgtgCAGGTGTCACGGGTACTGTCTGCCGCTGCTCTGTTTGCGAGTCCTGCTTTCAGGTGGGCTTGCACTTCCGGGATCATGTCACCTGGACACTGAGATTATCTCCACCCCACCAGCTACTTCCTCTCTAGCCTCTGTGGGCGCCGGAGCCACTGGCATTGTCATCATTGTATTGATTCTGTAGACTGAGCAATGTCAGAACAGATAAGAAATAATCACAGAACAATCAGCTGCTGTCTGCAGACAGAGGAACGATTGCctgcagattgtttttttttttggggggggggggggggcagttaaaaaaaaaatcctgaaaatGTCGTAGCAAGTGCTGCTGTTTATCGCACTGCAGTTCAAACATATATCTAGAAAAGGGTAGATCTCAGATTGTATACCTCATTGTGATGAAGCTCGTTCTGCACATACAGAACTTTACACAAGCTATTTTTAGCATCAGAATCTGGTTGTAGAAGGCATCTGtccatgtgtctctgtgtgtcaaaCACTTGTGTGAATGGCTGTCTACAATAGAGAGGTGCGGTGTGACAGGTGCACTGCTGGAAAACTGGGTACAGCTGTCTGTATGTATAAGTTAATGTGGTCAGggaggatagatagatagatagatagatagatagatagatagatagatagatagatagatagatagaggcgGGATCAGAGATTTTCaaacaactttttaaaagctggtTGCCTGAATCTTCCACTTCCCCTTAAATAAGTCACTTAATTTAAGTGAAGTACCCCCAGTTCAAAGGACATGCgatgtgaaaataaatgtcatttaaaagctAAAGTAAAAGTGAAACAAGTTCTCTCAGAGTTTGATTCCACCACCATGTTTTCCAGCATTCCAGGTTTCGGTTCATTAAATCAGCTTGGAGAGGCGTTTTTCAATCCCAGCGATCAGGAAGCGATGTGTATGGGGTTGGGTGGAGTTCACCTCTTTGCTGTTTTGAGCTGCAGAATAGCACAAGGAAAGCGTGTGTGATACCAGTCTGATTCGGGGCACTCTGTGATTTCATTGCAGCCTGTAACTGGAGTCTAACGATACCAGTCTGATTCGGGGCACTCTGTGATTTCATTGCAGCCTGTAACTGGAGTCTAACGATACCAGTCTGATTCGGGGCACTCTGTGATTTCATTGCAGGCTGTAACTGGAGTCTAACAATACCAGTCTGATTCGGGGCACTCTGTGATTTCATTGCAGCCTGTAACTGGAGTCTAACGATACCAGTCTGATTCGGGGCACTCTGTGATTTCATTGCAGGCTGTAACTGGAGTCTAACAATACCAGTCTGATTCGGGGCACTCTGTGATTTCATTGCAGGCTGTAACTGGAGTCTAACAATACCAGTCTGATTCGGGGCACTCTGTGATTTCATTGCAGGCTGCAAC
The Acipenser ruthenus chromosome 18, fAciRut3.2 maternal haplotype, whole genome shotgun sequence DNA segment above includes these coding regions:
- the LOC117407460 gene encoding heat shock protein HSP 90-alpha 1, whose protein sequence is MPEQMKSAQPLEEEVETFAFQAEIAQLMSLIINTFYSNKEIFLRELISNSSDALDKIRYESLTDPSRLDSCKQLKVDIIPDLLTRTLTIVDTGIGMTKADLINNLGTIAKSGTKAFMEALAAGADISMIGQFGVGFYSAYLVAEKVTVITKHNDDEQYLWESAAGGSFTVKLDNGESIGRGTRVILRLKEDQVEYLEEKRIKEIVKKHSQFIGYPITLYVEKQREKEVDMDDVKEEELEKKAEPEGAKSDAPQIEDVGSDEEEDKDGSNKRKKKIKEKYIDAQELNKTKPLWTRNPDDITTEEYGEFYKSLTNDWEDHLAVKHFSVEGQLEFRALLFVPRRAAFDLFENKKKKNNIKLYVRRVFIMDSCDELMPEYLNFVKGVVDSEDLPLNISRETLQQSKILKVIRKNLVKKCMELFSELTEDKDNYKKYYEQFGKNIKLGIHEDSQNRKKLSEMLRYYTSASGDEMVSLKDYVSRMKDTQKHIYYITGETKEQVSHSAFVERLRKHGLEVIYMIEPIDEYCVQQLKEFDGKTLVSVTKEGLELPEDEEEKKQAEEMKAKFENLCKIIKDILDKKIEKVTVSNRLVSSPCCIVTSTYGWTANMERIMKSQALRDNSTMGYMTAKKHLEINPDHPIIETLRQKAEADKNDKSVKDLVILLFETSLLSSGFTLDDPQTHSNRIYRMIKLGLGIDDDDVIVDEIIQPAEEDMPLLEGDGDTSRMEEVD